The genomic window GAAGCTCTAAAACCTCATTTGTCAATCTTAACATCTCTTTGTtgtattcttttaaaaaatataaattaaaatttcttaaaaaagatgtttttatttttttaaatatttttatttttactattaaaatttactaaatacactaaaaataataaaaaaatatattaattattttttatcaatttaataataactaaataaacacTAAATTATCTAATGATAGATATTAAGACAGTTTGCAAATAGGCTCAAATATTTGGTTGGTGTTAATCTATAGCAGTTACTATAAAATAACTCATACTTGTATGTTATGAATTAATTAAATACATCCTGCAATATTAATAGTTAATCAATTAAGTTTACTAATCACGAACCTATAGGAAGGAGGGTTTTTGGGCCACTTGTCATAGTTGACCTTAGAAGAAGGAGCCATGATATGGAAAAAATAGTCAACCCACTCCACCTTCTCTTCAAGGTTCTTGGTCATCTTTGTCCCATAACCTTCAAAGTTCCCATTAGAAGGGTCATTAGCATAAGCCTCTTTCTCCTTCTGAGGCAGGGCAAAGAACTGCTCCCCCACCTCTTGCAACAGTTTGAACAGCCACGGGGATATGCCGTGGTTGGTCAAGAGGAAGAATCCCCATTGGGAAGCCGCCTCGGCGACTTCCCTCACGAGGAGATGATGGTGTGGTTGAGAGAGAGAAATCACGGGTACGGTTACACCCTCCACAGCTTTAGTGTTCTCAGGACGCTCATTAACTGGGCGAATGAACTGTGGTGGAAGCTCCTTAAGTTGGTTACTGAAAGCCAAGGTTTGGATTCTTTCTACTCCCATTATATATGGAATGTATTGGAAAATAAGCTTAATGTTTGAATTGATGTGATAGATTGGTAAATAGTTTATATTCTATTGGAGTTATATAAGGAAGCAATTAAGGTCATTGTATATATGGACCGAACATTCAACCATCTTGAAGTCTTATCCTACCCTATGAATGTAACATATATCATATATCATATGTTTTCAAACTTACCATTCATTCATAAATGGACTTGATTGTAACTTACTTATTTAACAGATCCTTTTTATgttttagtttgatttttcagATATAAATAGAATTTAGTTTTGATACATGTTAGTGTAAGATAATTTTACACGTGCATCCAATTACGTAAAGTCATATTAgtaaaaaaagataattttacaCGTGCATTCAATTACGTAAAGtcatattagtaaaaataacagTTTTTTACATTGACGGcgtgaatggtcatccaaaaaAATGGATGTGATTACAATACTTTACATCgtcagtgtatcaaaattaaatttatataaatattataaaatattttacatgatAACCCAATTAAATTTTTCTTATGAATAAGTATTCAAGAAACAGGGTAAAAAAAACATATTTGCTAACTTGATAATAACATGGAattaaattgattattataaaGAATCATTACATGCATTGTCATTATCGGAATTTTTGATATTGAAAAAACTATTATAAAGTATAACCTTTTAAAATGATATAAGAGTGNNNNNNNNNNNNNNNNNNNNNNNNNNNNNNNNNNNNNNNNNNNNNNNNNNNNNNNNNNNNNNNNNNNNNttaaataatttgataaatttaattaaattattatttaataatttttaattatcaatttcatATGAAATTAACTGCACCTAAATTTCAGCTTTACACAAATTATAATTAACAACTAATTCGACAACTTATTACCACCATGATTATTTGATTCATCTgtgattttttacaaaaatataattgACTGTCTGTactttcatcatttttttttcatctgaattaattaattatgtaaaaatatattCATAATAACATCTTAACATTTGTTCGTAAACGTTTatcaaaacacacacacactaacAAATATTTTCGTCTTTGAGTTGCTCAACTTTGGGTTCAGCCACCTAACACATACATTAATGTTGCTGCCGTCGGCGAGAACGTGTCTGCATGCTCAGTGTTTTCGTtcaataatttatattttctagGCATCGTGAATAAAACAAACGATAGCTTTACATGTCAATGACCTTCTGCTCAAGTATAATATTCACCCcctcaatttcaaatttttaattttctttttctaataaaataaattgataGAGATGAAAGAATTTTGTAATAGGGTGGCGAGAGAGAGagttgaaagaagaaaaaagactATTGCTTTTATTAAGGGTAAATCACATATATAAACTAAATGCAAgtagatattatataattattgtACTAAAAAAATGTTCtactaaaaagatatttttatataatttgaacgagactaatttaaattacaaaacCTATAGTAATTCGAATCACATAAATTTAAATTAGTCAACATCGATGTAATTCGAATTGACTCAATTCGAATTATATATTTGTTGTATTCATGGAGTAATTCGAATCCTAttgatttgaattataaaaaaatatgacCCACGCTAGTTTGAATCAATCTAATTCGAACTAGCACACTGTTTTGACACACATAGTAATTCAAATGGGtctattacaaatttttatattaCCTCCTACCATTTTTAAgtcatttatttaaattattttgcatggaataaaatatttttttttggataaaatattttttttttaaattactatacatataataattttttttaagagtattataaaaatttgtaatgtcccaGTGACNNNNNNNNNNNNNNNNNNNNNNNNNNNNNNNNNNNNNNNNNNNNNNNNNNNNNNNNNNNNNNNGAAATCCTtccaatacaaaaaaattaatattataaatttttttgtaacaaaataaaattaaaataacaatttaaatacaaaatactaaaacaaataaatttgaatatatagaagaaaattttaaaacaaatccaaataaataaatttacattgaaattaatattaaaattccTAGATTTCGTTTTACTCATCTATTATGTGTAAgtgtttatatttaaaaaataataattgattatCTATCATTAACTTCTTTTAGTAAATTCATGAATCGAGACACAAGAGCTCTCTTAACTGAGgcatgtattttttgaaaattttaatttatgtgcaaataatttaaaattaaaaagtaacaatttaaacaaataataataatttatgatttaaaagaGTAATTtgtaaataacttaaaatttaaaaaataactacCTAAgcaaaataacttaaaatttaaaaaataacaacggAAGCAAAACAacttaaatttaaaaagtaacaaCCTCTTTTAAATTcgattttttattgttttgttttaaaAGGACGTTTTGTTTCCGTTTTTAAATTTAAGCTcttattattttgttttcgaaCTTGTTTCTTATTACTACTTGCTTCTTATTGTTTTGTTATTACTTTTAAATTGTTGATTTCATTATTAAACAACCGtcctaattttaaaataatttataaataacttTGTTTAAATTAGTTCaataatattaagatttaaataTCTGTCTACCTTGCTAATAAATTCGAAAACTAAATCCTTATTATTATCTAACAATCTAACCGAATAatctattaatttaaaaataaaattacaaaaatttctAATAACTACATTTAAGCAAATAATCTCCAAACTCAACATATGAGCGCCACATCAGTAAAAAGTCTTTCAATTTGTATTTGGTCTAGTGTCTAGAGGGCGGAAAGATTGTTTCGAATTTAAAAAGTAACAACTTAagcaaataataaattataatttataaataatattttaaaaatttttagtgaTGACACCTAAGCAAATTATTAGTTCAACAATATTAAAAcaataatatcaaattttttagatttataaaaataaatatataattatacatCATCGATCTCTAATTCAATAACATTGTATTTAGTAGACTTGCCATCCTTTTCAAGAGTCCTCTCACTTTCAATTTCAGCAAGATATCCAATAACATCTAGAATGGACTAAAAAAAAAGTTTGTTGTCaataagtttggtaaaaaaaaaaaatacaaccaaaattatcaataaaataaataaatttatcaatgaattatattttttttaaaacaataaacTTACCAACCAAATAGGTGTAATCGTACCCAGGAGCATTGAGAGTGTCAAAACTCAAAAAATTAAATCTATATCGTGAGATACTTAACGATTATAGAAGTATGTGCACATCGATACGTTGGTTTAAATTAACCACATACTCATGATGTGTAATCTTAAAGTTATCCGCATTGAgtcaaacaccaaaatatcttATTTGGTAAGATATTTCTTCTCTTAGCAAATTCATCAATCGAGACATAAGAGCCCTTTTAACTGAGGCGTGTATTTTTTCTCCCTAAaattgataaacaaaaatcaaagaacaattaaatggggataaacaaacaaatttaaaatataaataatataaatttaatattatttaaaaaattaggaaGAAACTCATGTTTTCATGGAGCTAAACCATCTCAATTGAGTATTGCAATGGAGAATTTTCGTAACTTGGTAGTGTCTATCACTCATATATGAACACATAAATTGTCAATTGTAGGATTGATTTCTGCAATTTTGTGAAAACCAGCCATTGGAATAAATAGAGAAATTTTAGATTTTGGATATATGTAAAGAAAGGAATTGATGTACTTTGAATTGTTGTGTTATACGTGTCTCGTAACTTGTACTTTTATAGTAGGGGTGCACATGGCCCGACCCGGCCCGACTCCGAACACTTTAGAgactaatttagtgtgatttcaccgggtttaaggccgggtaagggtctcaaaaatagacccagtCAATATTTCGGGTcaggtccgggccatagctcgcgTCACCCGAATTCGActcggtggcccggtcatcatacacaattaatattttgtgttattggTGATGGatcatggctattcttatgtggaatttaagtattgtaaactttaatattttgtgctattagtcattataagactataagttaatgttttatgtttagaatgcataagactttagactaatgcataatattgtgttatttgtattgatttaaatatttgatgttattagataatattagtattgattgtggttatgttttagtattgattgtagttatgctttaattttaaagaagggttggtttttattatatttttctaagtgaattttaccatgtcaaataatggttggagtcttgaaaatttagatatttttacatgctagcttacaagaaggtatcaatgtaatgtaatgttaatTACCCAGTTTTCACctggtttttacccggtataattgtggcccaaaAGTGTCTTGGTTTCATCGGGTTTAAGGTCggattcgggtctaataaataaatccggtatatatttcggatcGGATCTAGGTCATATCAAACTCGGTTTCACCCGATCTATATACACCCATATTTTATAGTTAACTCATAGCTGAAATTTTTTAAACTTAATTgactttaatttgaatttaaattaaatttataaataaaataaataaatatataaatatatttaaaaggCTTCAAGTATACGTattattaattatcaattaatgtaTTAGTCTCCCATTCCTATATATTAACGTAGCTGCAAAGTtggtaaaataatttaaaaaataacNNNNNNNNNNNNNNNNNNNNNNNNNAAATAAAAAATAAACTCTGAAATTTA from Arachis ipaensis cultivar K30076 chromosome B09, Araip1.1, whole genome shotgun sequence includes these protein-coding regions:
- the LOC107617070 gene encoding flavonol synthase/flavanone 3-hydroxylase-like; the protein is MGVERIQTLAFSNQLKELPPQFIRPVNERPENTKAVEGVTVPVISLSQPHHHLLVREVAEAASQWGFFLLTNHGISPWLFKLLQEVGEQFFALPQKEKEAYANDPSNGNFEGYGTKMTKNLEEKVEWVDYFFHIMAPSSKVNYDKWPKNPPSYRNFNLYFLKEYNKEMLRLTNEVLELLSEGLELEKKTLKSSLGDEKIELEMKINMYPPCPQPELALGVEPHTDMSALTLLVSNEVSGLQIWKDNKWVAVDYLQNAIFVHIGDQLEILSNGKYKSVLHRSLVNKECKRMSWAVFVVPPHEVVIGPLPPLFNDHDPPKFSIKTYAEYRHCKFNKLPQ